A window of Lepidochelys kempii isolate rLepKem1 chromosome 1, rLepKem1.hap2, whole genome shotgun sequence contains these coding sequences:
- the CHMP2B gene encoding charged multivesicular body protein 2b isoform X2: MASLFKKKTVDDVIKEQNRELRGTQRTITRDRAALEKQEKQLELEIKKMAKTGNKEACKVLAKQLVQLRKQKTRTYAVSSKVTSMSTQTKVMNSQMKMAGAMSTTAKTMQSVNKKMDPQKTLQTMQNFQKENMKMEMTEEMINDTLDDIFEGSDEEEESQDIVNQVLDEIGIEISGKMAKAPSAARGLPSASASKTTTISDEEIERQLKALGVD, translated from the exons ATGGCCTCGCTCTTCAAGAAGAAGACGGTGGAtg ATGTAATAAAGGAACAGAATCGAGAGTTAAGAGGTACACAGAGGACTATAACCAGAGATCGAGCAGCCCTCGAGAAACAGGAAAAACAGCTG GAACTGGAAATAAAGAAAATGGCAAAGACTGGTAACAAAGAAGCCTGCAAGGTTCTAGCAAAACAGCTGGTGCAGCTGCGAAAACAGAAAACTCGAACCTATGCTGTTAGTTCCAAAGTTACCTCCATGTCAACTCAAACGAAAGTGATGAATTCCCAGATGAAGATGGCAGGAGCTATGTCAACCACAGCAAAA ACAATGCAGTCTGTTAACAAGAAAATGGACCCTCAAAAGACATTACAAACTATGCAGAACTTCCAGAAGGAAAACATGAAGATGGAAATGACTGAGGAAATGA TTAATGATACCCTGGATGATATCTTTGAGGGCTCTGATGAAGAAGAGGAAAGCCAGGATATTGTGAACCAAGTGCTTGATGAAATTGGAATTGAAATCTCAGGAAAG ATGGCCAaagcaccatctgctgccagaggCTTACCATCTGCATCAGCATCAAAAACTACCACCATTTCAGATGAAGAGATTGAACGGCAGCTTAAAGCTTTGGGAGTAGATTAG